One Edaphobacter flagellatus genomic region harbors:
- a CDS encoding dihydrofolate reductase family protein, translating to MSRVRVAGFGVSLDGFGAGPEQSLTDPLGKRGPEIFQWFFHTRTFCSMVGKEGGSVGDIDDVFGSRAMENFGAFILGRNMFGPVRGPWPDDSWKGWWGDNPPYHAPTFILTHYEREPIVMEGGTTFYFVTGGIEEALDRAKKAAGTKDVKIGGGVSTVRQYLQAGLIDSLHLVSAPVLLGRGEALFQGLDLRELGFSVTDRKTSEYATHLTLERS from the coding sequence ATGTCGAGAGTGCGAGTCGCTGGATTTGGGGTCTCTTTGGACGGGTTCGGCGCAGGGCCTGAACAGAGCCTGACCGATCCGCTTGGAAAGCGAGGACCGGAGATTTTTCAGTGGTTCTTCCATACGCGGACCTTCTGTTCAATGGTCGGCAAAGAGGGTGGATCGGTCGGCGACATCGATGATGTCTTTGGCTCTCGAGCAATGGAAAACTTCGGTGCGTTCATCCTCGGACGCAACATGTTCGGCCCCGTACGTGGTCCCTGGCCGGACGATTCATGGAAGGGCTGGTGGGGCGACAATCCGCCGTATCATGCGCCGACCTTTATTCTGACTCACTATGAACGTGAGCCCATCGTCATGGAAGGCGGAACCACCTTCTACTTTGTAACCGGCGGAATCGAGGAAGCTCTGGATCGCGCGAAGAAAGCCGCTGGAACGAAAGATGTCAAGATTGGCGGCGGAGTCTCGACGGTGCGACAGTACCTGCAGGCTGGATTGATTGACTCGCTTCACCTCGTGTCGGCGCCTGTTCTCCTGGGCAGAGGTGAAGCACTGTTCCAGGGGTTGGACCTGCGGGAACTTGGGTTTTCGGTGACCGACCGTAAAACCTCGGAATATGCGACTCACCTTACTCTGGAGAGAAGCTGA
- a CDS encoding alpha/beta hydrolase, with protein MKPLLALFLLSTLSAHPQTWQPAPGYTQIPIWPGKAPDPQPVKGPETTTTDKTSLIAGKPIVGVSNVTQPTMTVYSPKGKNTGAAVVVFPGGGYQMLAIDLEGTEVCDWLIPRGITCILLKYRVTDMGDYPKSGPYPESPMALEDAQRTLGLVRLHAAQWHIDPHKIGVLGFSAGGHLVAAISNHFQQRLYPALDAADKLSCRPDFAVAIYPGHLSRSATEWDARQGTKKIPLHYPPNTDKYLALNPDLHITRQTPPTFLLQNEDDHVDNVDDALTYYIALKNAGVPVEMHLYPQGGHAFGLRRTKLPVTAWPQLVGTWLQSLGMI; from the coding sequence ATGAAACCTCTCCTCGCCCTCTTCCTCCTCTCCACACTCAGCGCCCATCCTCAGACCTGGCAGCCTGCCCCCGGATACACACAAATTCCGATATGGCCCGGAAAAGCTCCCGATCCTCAACCCGTCAAAGGGCCAGAGACTACAACGACAGATAAGACTTCTCTAATTGCGGGCAAGCCTATCGTCGGCGTCAGCAATGTGACGCAACCGACCATGACCGTCTACTCACCAAAAGGAAAAAACACCGGCGCAGCCGTCGTCGTCTTTCCCGGCGGAGGCTATCAGATGCTCGCCATCGATCTCGAAGGCACAGAGGTCTGCGACTGGCTCATACCACGAGGCATCACCTGCATCCTCCTCAAGTACCGCGTCACGGATATGGGCGACTATCCAAAATCCGGCCCCTATCCGGAATCGCCCATGGCACTCGAAGACGCACAAAGAACCCTCGGGCTCGTACGCCTTCACGCCGCCCAGTGGCACATCGACCCGCACAAGATCGGCGTCCTCGGCTTCTCCGCCGGAGGACACCTGGTCGCCGCCATCAGCAATCACTTCCAGCAGCGCCTCTACCCCGCCCTAGACGCCGCCGACAAACTAAGCTGCCGCCCCGACTTCGCAGTTGCCATCTACCCAGGCCACCTCTCGCGTTCAGCAACCGAGTGGGACGCCAGACAGGGCACCAAAAAAATCCCGCTTCACTATCCGCCAAACACTGACAAATATCTGGCCCTGAACCCCGACCTGCACATCACACGCCAAACGCCGCCCACCTTCCTGCTGCAGAACGAAGACGATCACGTCGACAACGTCGACGACGCGCTCACCTACTACATCGCGCTCAAAAACGCCGGTGTCCCCGTAGAAATGCACCTCTATCCGCAAGGGGGACACGCCTTCGGCCTCCGCCGAACCAAACTTCCCGTAACTGCATGGCCCCAGCTGGTAGGAACATGGCTGCAATCACTCGGCATGATCTAG